One Fuerstiella marisgermanici DNA window includes the following coding sequences:
- a CDS encoding CRTAC1 family protein — protein MLRHAFGFILLFSLLWVSTGCRNDSNSDTGSGTDGDRTGEGVAVDAPAPLSGAQRLRAVELKNRGVGHLENKEWAEAEETLSELATLLPNSWLARRNLAISRLLALTDRSSPYSPSGSSQQVNRYSEAVQAAKSAIEEYRRVAEDTYDKALADLLMGKLLTHDTASGASTMEQGLALIRGAADAVPDAADFRFAVAEAMGDHRDYADPNSPGSAKLLSALQRAFEMAPENLYALSRLMQRQALFLNSQNAETKALALKITETFDAATNVLQPFRDSIRKRQSVDVVEMMSTAQQEFDGSNPAVLMRPAMVTANLLSPEIATQIDMRRINRDVLEYVLLEFEEGVLADEPASDRPKVGDTVITKFDQQPHMPAIAGVTQMQMLDFDLDGHDDLIVLREEKFEVYSRGPENSTDWRLLLAAPAEVGPAKGFLLADIDRDYDKAVSELSGPVLLEDRDGDRKIVKDPAQKNRWFDTDYDVVLWGEDGVSVLRNELQDDGSRLLVIVPQREAVADIHDAIAVDLESDGDLDLVFATDIGLTLWQNSDGTNFVNVNAAASLPQAAVGSIVAVDWDRNIAMDVISVSASGDGAGLLQNVLHGRFRWLDSDQGLDSVPAGSSVHVAQIDGSGGWDLVIAGASGISVLTTSGGAGSDVSQRTFTTLADQPVSDAQVADLDNDGLSDIVAWSDGGIQFFRGTGDGQFEDLSKLLPTISEITTLTVSDVDEDGDLDIAYAASAESGTGVPGVLINEGGSSNHWMSVVARGKPDDPQHQSRRVNAHATGAVIEVRCGDMYQAHLIADAKMHIGLGDCERPDSIRIIWTDGIPQNVMAEGLLRPRVGILAPQILKGSCPYIYTWTGERFEFFSDCLWAAPIGLVQANGEVAPTREWENLLIPGEALAEKDGRYVLQLTEELWEVAYFDHVELTAIDHPADVQIFTNEKVGPPDMAEHRIHTVKNALLPKSVVDGRGNDLLPGLTAVDGDYVQAFEARVMQGLTDEWVMEFDLGSLPEQKEGTASAPGERDIRLFLTGWIFPTDTSLNLGIHQNPNLAPPQPPSIEVPDGNGGWKVVRPFIGFPSGKTKAMVVDISDIFTGDDLRFRLRSTMELYWDQAFYTVGERDAETVAQACDLATADLHYRGFSRRTYADNALFRNGRAPEGYDYQSVTTDARWPPISGRFTKYGEATPLLRTHDDAMVAMGPGDELTVEFTVPEKPVPAGWKRDFVLRNIGYDKDADLNTIYGQSSEPFPFKAMSRYPFSVDESAPDSSGYRQQTDEWQTREYSRKPFWNAVQAP, from the coding sequence GTGCTACGTCACGCATTTGGTTTCATCTTACTATTTAGTCTGCTTTGGGTTTCGACCGGTTGCCGCAACGACAGTAACTCGGACACCGGCTCCGGAACTGACGGTGACAGAACGGGCGAAGGAGTCGCCGTCGATGCGCCGGCTCCGTTGTCTGGCGCTCAGCGGCTGCGCGCAGTCGAACTGAAGAATCGTGGCGTCGGGCATTTGGAGAACAAGGAATGGGCCGAGGCGGAAGAAACGCTTTCAGAATTGGCCACTCTGTTGCCCAATTCATGGCTCGCTCGTCGTAATCTGGCGATTTCTCGTTTGCTCGCACTCACGGACCGCAGTTCGCCGTATTCGCCGAGTGGTTCTTCACAGCAGGTGAATCGCTACAGCGAAGCCGTGCAGGCCGCCAAGTCGGCGATCGAAGAATATCGCCGTGTGGCAGAAGACACGTACGACAAAGCGCTGGCCGATTTGCTGATGGGAAAACTTCTGACGCACGACACGGCATCTGGGGCCTCAACGATGGAACAAGGCCTGGCGTTGATTCGCGGTGCTGCGGATGCAGTTCCGGACGCGGCCGATTTTCGATTTGCGGTCGCGGAAGCCATGGGTGACCATCGAGACTACGCCGACCCCAATTCGCCAGGATCCGCGAAGCTGCTGTCAGCGCTGCAGCGGGCTTTCGAGATGGCACCAGAGAATCTCTATGCTCTGTCGCGCCTCATGCAACGCCAGGCACTGTTTTTGAATTCGCAGAATGCGGAGACGAAGGCGCTGGCTCTGAAAATCACGGAGACCTTTGACGCCGCTACGAATGTGCTTCAGCCTTTTCGGGATTCCATTCGCAAGCGGCAGAGTGTCGACGTGGTGGAAATGATGTCGACCGCGCAGCAGGAATTCGATGGCAGCAACCCGGCCGTGCTGATGCGGCCGGCGATGGTGACTGCGAATCTGCTATCGCCGGAGATTGCGACTCAAATCGACATGCGCCGCATCAATCGTGACGTGCTGGAATACGTGCTGTTGGAATTTGAAGAAGGTGTGTTGGCCGACGAACCTGCGTCTGACCGACCGAAGGTCGGCGATACTGTTATTACGAAGTTCGATCAACAGCCGCACATGCCCGCGATTGCCGGCGTCACACAAATGCAGATGCTGGACTTCGATCTGGACGGCCACGATGACCTGATTGTGTTGCGCGAAGAGAAGTTTGAGGTCTATTCGCGTGGTCCGGAAAACTCAACGGATTGGCGGCTACTGCTGGCGGCGCCGGCTGAGGTTGGACCGGCGAAAGGTTTCCTGCTGGCAGATATCGATCGTGACTATGACAAAGCTGTTTCGGAATTGTCAGGTCCGGTGCTGCTGGAGGATCGAGACGGCGATCGTAAGATCGTTAAGGATCCGGCTCAGAAGAATCGCTGGTTCGACACCGATTACGATGTGGTCTTGTGGGGTGAAGATGGTGTTTCGGTGTTGCGGAATGAGCTACAGGATGACGGCAGTCGTTTGCTGGTGATTGTGCCTCAAAGGGAAGCCGTTGCCGACATCCACGACGCGATCGCTGTTGATCTGGAATCAGATGGCGATCTGGATCTGGTGTTTGCCACCGACATCGGATTGACGTTGTGGCAAAATTCCGACGGCACCAACTTTGTCAACGTGAATGCAGCGGCCAGTCTGCCTCAGGCGGCCGTTGGCAGCATCGTGGCGGTCGATTGGGATCGTAACATTGCAATGGACGTGATTAGTGTTTCCGCATCGGGCGATGGAGCAGGCTTGCTACAGAATGTTCTGCACGGGCGGTTCCGTTGGCTGGACTCGGATCAGGGACTCGACAGCGTGCCGGCGGGGTCGTCGGTTCATGTCGCTCAAATCGATGGCAGTGGCGGATGGGATCTGGTGATCGCCGGTGCGTCGGGGATTTCTGTGTTGACCACGTCAGGCGGTGCTGGTTCGGACGTCAGTCAGCGAACGTTCACAACGTTGGCGGATCAGCCTGTGTCGGACGCGCAGGTGGCCGATCTGGACAACGATGGGTTGTCGGATATCGTGGCGTGGTCAGACGGCGGGATACAGTTCTTTAGGGGCACCGGCGATGGCCAATTCGAAGATTTGTCGAAGCTGCTACCGACGATTTCCGAAATCACGACTCTGACCGTCAGCGACGTCGACGAAGATGGCGATCTGGATATCGCGTATGCCGCCTCGGCTGAAAGTGGCACGGGCGTGCCGGGTGTGCTGATTAACGAAGGCGGGAGCAGCAATCACTGGATGAGTGTCGTTGCGCGAGGCAAGCCGGATGATCCGCAGCACCAATCTCGGCGCGTTAACGCTCATGCAACCGGCGCGGTCATCGAAGTGCGGTGCGGCGACATGTACCAGGCTCACCTGATCGCTGATGCCAAAATGCACATCGGCCTGGGCGACTGCGAGCGGCCGGACAGCATTCGCATTATCTGGACCGACGGGATCCCTCAGAACGTGATGGCCGAAGGTCTGCTGCGGCCACGAGTCGGCATTCTGGCTCCTCAGATTTTGAAGGGTTCCTGCCCGTACATTTACACGTGGACGGGCGAGCGGTTTGAATTCTTCAGCGACTGTCTGTGGGCCGCACCGATCGGGCTGGTGCAGGCGAATGGCGAAGTCGCGCCCACGCGAGAATGGGAGAACCTTCTGATTCCCGGCGAAGCGCTGGCCGAGAAAGACGGACGCTACGTGCTGCAGTTGACGGAAGAACTGTGGGAGGTGGCGTACTTCGATCATGTGGAACTGACCGCTATCGATCACCCGGCGGACGTGCAGATCTTCACAAACGAAAAAGTGGGGCCGCCCGATATGGCAGAACACCGCATTCACACAGTGAAGAATGCCTTGTTGCCAAAGTCCGTTGTTGATGGGCGTGGCAACGATTTGCTACCGGGGCTGACGGCGGTCGACGGTGACTATGTGCAGGCCTTTGAGGCTCGCGTGATGCAGGGGCTGACGGATGAATGGGTGATGGAGTTCGATTTGGGTTCGCTGCCCGAACAGAAAGAGGGCACCGCGAGTGCTCCCGGCGAACGCGACATTCGACTCTTCCTGACCGGCTGGATCTTTCCCACGGACACGTCGCTGAATCTGGGGATTCACCAGAACCCGAATTTGGCTCCACCGCAACCGCCTTCGATTGAAGTCCCGGATGGCAATGGCGGGTGGAAGGTCGTGCGACCGTTTATCGGGTTCCCCAGCGGTAAAACGAAGGCGATGGTGGTGGACATTTCCGACATTTTTACCGGCGACGATCTGCGGTTTCGACTGCGGTCCACGATGGAATTGTATTGGGATCAGGCGTTCTACACGGTGGGCGAACGGGACGCCGAAACGGTCGCTCAGGCGTGTGACCTCGCGACCGCCGATTTGCATTATCGAGGCTTCAGTCGTCGAACTTATGCGGATAATGCCTTGTTTCGCAACGGGCGAGCTCCCGAGGGCTACGATTATCAATCGGTGACGACTGATGCTCGCTGGCCGCCGATTTCCGGGCGGTTTACGAAATATGGTGAAGCGACCCCGCTGCTGCGGACTCACGACGACGCGATGGTCGCGATGGGACCAGGCGACGAATTGACGGTGGAGTTCACGGTGCCCGAGAAACCCGTTCCGGCGGGGTGGAAGCGAGACTTCGTTCTCAGGAATATCGGCTACGACAAAGATGCGGATCTGAACACAATTTACGGTCAGTCGTCGGAACCGTTCCCATTCAAGGCGATGAGTCGGTATCCTTTCTCCGTTGATGAGTCGGCCCCCGATTCGTCGGGATACCGCCAGCAGACCGACGAATGGCAGACGCGCGAATATTCGCGGAAGCCGTTTTGGAATGCTGTGCAGGCTCCGTGA
- a CDS encoding Gfo/Idh/MocA family protein, producing the protein MLTTPEQEQIGRDNFNEVVGLSRREFITAAAATTTGLGALYFGYSKLEGKPVKTAFIGTGDEGNVLISEHPTDYMDIVAIADLRPANRDRTFTGSHPVARKGLNAVLGKAKASKVKVYENHRDLLAAKDELGLEAVVIAVPLNQHAPIAIECLEAGLHVLSEKLMAQTVTQCKEMIRAAEKRDLMLAVGHQRHYSVLYDNAAFLTREGLLGDIKFIRAQWHRNNSFPNSDAWQKWNSSKPQDRELLMKMEKEGSLKDFGYDTARKLIDWRLYNETGGGLMAELGSHQMDAASIFLGKVHPLAVQGYGGKNFFGMEGVGPESAWKDDRDIDDQIFVTFEFPGKTHPANEKADSKFQNDRDISVVTYSSMNTNRWEPYGEAVFGSRATLWMKTEKEALLYKESSKDSPGGVEQRIWYVDSKDSGPVLDSYETSAPTAAANSAQAAMGNMISRGYKEEMEHFCYCIRTGKNELRCNGHVAMADAIMALTANLAMKHQQRIEFQPEWFDASSDACPEDSFT; encoded by the coding sequence ATGCTAACAACACCTGAACAGGAACAGATCGGCCGGGACAACTTCAACGAAGTTGTGGGGCTGTCTCGCCGCGAATTCATCACCGCCGCCGCTGCCACGACCACCGGTCTAGGTGCCTTGTACTTTGGCTACAGCAAGCTGGAAGGCAAACCGGTCAAGACGGCGTTTATCGGCACGGGTGACGAAGGCAACGTGCTGATCAGCGAACACCCGACGGACTACATGGACATCGTCGCCATCGCAGACCTGCGGCCTGCCAACCGAGATCGGACTTTCACGGGAAGTCATCCGGTTGCTCGGAAAGGCCTTAACGCCGTGCTCGGAAAGGCCAAGGCCTCCAAAGTTAAGGTCTACGAAAACCACCGAGACCTCCTGGCGGCCAAAGACGAGCTGGGTCTGGAAGCCGTTGTGATCGCGGTGCCGCTGAATCAGCACGCTCCGATTGCCATTGAGTGCCTCGAAGCTGGCCTGCATGTGCTTAGCGAAAAACTGATGGCCCAAACGGTCACTCAATGTAAAGAGATGATTCGTGCGGCTGAAAAGCGAGACCTGATGCTGGCGGTCGGTCACCAACGCCACTACAGCGTGCTGTACGACAACGCCGCTTTTCTGACCAGGGAAGGCCTGCTGGGGGACATCAAATTTATTCGAGCTCAATGGCACCGGAACAACAGCTTTCCCAACAGCGACGCATGGCAGAAGTGGAATTCATCAAAGCCGCAGGACCGCGAACTGCTGATGAAGATGGAAAAGGAAGGCTCACTAAAAGATTTTGGCTACGACACAGCTCGCAAACTGATCGACTGGCGACTGTACAACGAAACGGGCGGCGGCTTGATGGCGGAACTTGGCAGCCATCAAATGGACGCGGCCAGTATCTTTCTGGGCAAAGTTCATCCGCTGGCCGTTCAGGGCTACGGTGGCAAAAACTTCTTCGGCATGGAAGGCGTTGGTCCGGAATCGGCATGGAAGGACGATCGCGACATCGACGACCAGATTTTCGTGACGTTCGAATTCCCCGGTAAGACTCATCCGGCGAACGAAAAAGCAGATTCGAAATTCCAGAACGACCGCGACATCAGCGTCGTCACGTACTCTTCAATGAACACGAATCGCTGGGAACCCTACGGCGAAGCGGTCTTTGGCAGCCGAGCAACTTTGTGGATGAAGACAGAAAAAGAAGCTCTGCTGTACAAGGAATCCAGCAAGGACAGTCCCGGCGGCGTCGAACAGCGTATCTGGTATGTCGACAGCAAAGACTCCGGCCCGGTCCTCGACAGCTACGAAACCAGTGCCCCGACAGCCGCTGCCAATTCGGCTCAGGCCGCGATGGGCAACATGATCAGCCGCGGTTACAAGGAAGAGATGGAACACTTCTGTTACTGCATTCGCACGGGCAAGAATGAACTCCGCTGCAATGGTCACGTTGCCATGGCCGACGCCATCATGGCACTCACCGCGAACCTGGCGATGAAGCACCAGCAACGCATCGAGTTCCAACCCGAATGGTTCGATGCCTCAAGCGATGCTTGCCCTGAAGACTCCTTTACCTAG
- a CDS encoding DoxX family protein has product MTEIRRYSLAAVVLLVVLRLGIGWQLLYEGLWKIDTLHTATPWTSAGYLRNSVGPMRDTFRNLAGDPDELDWLDYDKMAAKWQGWANRFQSHYGLSKSQAGSLYRILNGSQKKVGDREAFSEPLKALPSGIEKLNVSEKIVWFDPKAKQLNVDASRFLKPDEKAKLEKLVAGRDDQEAKDFRKALDKVYSRQKKTMGYLRRLAGALKGNPDLLGDDDWQRVGQLDLYKQQLAAYEEAHAAASIDFEWDHVQHTWGEIQTLRAELTGPIKAMEKEFHDQAEGLLTTAQLTSKGGVPEPWTMLKFTDTMTIIGLTALGCLLMLGLFTRFAAVAAAFMLFNFYLAMPPLPGVPEIPGPEHSFIINKNLIEVFALLAIAALPTGQWFGLDRVLSIFVSKWKADKKVSSSLHSTVATGDEPTEAPQLAT; this is encoded by the coding sequence GTGACCGAGATTCGTCGTTATTCATTGGCTGCCGTCGTATTGCTGGTCGTGTTACGTCTTGGTATTGGCTGGCAACTGCTGTACGAAGGCCTGTGGAAAATCGACACGCTGCACACGGCGACTCCCTGGACTTCCGCCGGCTATCTGCGGAATTCCGTCGGGCCGATGCGCGACACGTTTCGCAATCTGGCGGGCGACCCGGATGAGCTGGATTGGCTGGACTACGATAAGATGGCGGCCAAGTGGCAGGGCTGGGCGAATCGCTTTCAAAGCCATTACGGACTTAGCAAGAGTCAGGCCGGTTCGCTGTATCGCATCTTGAATGGTTCACAGAAGAAAGTAGGCGACCGCGAGGCGTTTTCTGAACCGCTGAAGGCGCTGCCTTCCGGTATCGAAAAACTGAATGTGTCTGAGAAGATTGTTTGGTTCGACCCGAAGGCAAAGCAGCTAAACGTCGATGCGTCTCGGTTTTTGAAGCCGGATGAAAAAGCGAAGCTCGAAAAACTGGTCGCGGGCCGGGACGATCAGGAAGCCAAAGATTTTCGCAAAGCGCTCGATAAAGTCTACAGCCGCCAAAAGAAGACAATGGGTTACCTGCGCCGACTGGCTGGTGCATTGAAAGGGAATCCCGACCTGTTGGGCGACGACGACTGGCAGCGAGTTGGCCAGTTGGACTTGTATAAGCAGCAATTGGCCGCTTACGAAGAAGCCCACGCTGCGGCGTCGATCGATTTCGAATGGGATCACGTTCAGCACACGTGGGGCGAAATTCAAACTCTGCGAGCTGAGTTGACCGGGCCGATCAAAGCGATGGAAAAAGAGTTCCACGATCAGGCTGAAGGACTGCTCACGACCGCGCAACTCACATCAAAAGGTGGTGTGCCGGAACCGTGGACGATGCTGAAATTCACAGACACGATGACAATCATTGGTCTCACGGCACTAGGTTGCCTGTTGATGCTGGGCCTGTTCACGCGGTTTGCTGCCGTCGCAGCTGCCTTCATGCTGTTTAACTTCTATCTGGCGATGCCGCCTTTGCCCGGCGTTCCTGAGATACCGGGGCCGGAGCACAGTTTCATCATCAACAAAAACTTAATTGAAGTCTTTGCACTGCTGGCGATCGCTGCTTTGCCAACCGGCCAGTGGTTTGGGCTGGACCGTGTCTTGAGCATTTTCGTCAGTAAGTGGAAAGCTGATAAAAAAGTGAGCTCATCGCTGCATTCAACCGTGGCCACCGGCGACGAGCCAACCGAGGCGCCGCAACTGGCAACCTAG
- a CDS encoding NHL repeat-containing protein, with amino-acid sequence MKYLTLQFFLSTTVLVNAQDAPTEFNYPLAVTATADGIVYVADRNLPGVWKVEDGKKSVYFQGSKKFRTPLNAVRCLAIDHEGKLLAGDSSTRDVYRFDEAGKPQPLTDGWIGIPMAIAVAPDGTIYTADLELHRIWKMPKEGAKEPEEFAVINSPRGLTLDSDGNLWVLSTSSKDGQIQKVTPDGKIEPFVKGHPFNLPHNIVRTDDGTFFVTDNYEHCVWKVTAEGEKEKWVVGEPLDRPVGLCRNGENLLIADPHIRTIFSLAPDKKLTVLVSSPVDEVKVKVGEPK; translated from the coding sequence GTGAAATATCTCACATTGCAATTTTTTCTGAGTACCACTGTGTTAGTGAACGCTCAGGACGCGCCGACGGAATTCAATTACCCGCTCGCCGTGACCGCGACGGCCGATGGCATCGTTTACGTGGCAGACCGGAATCTGCCGGGTGTCTGGAAAGTGGAAGACGGCAAGAAGAGCGTCTACTTTCAAGGCTCGAAGAAATTCCGCACACCGTTGAACGCAGTGCGATGTCTCGCGATTGATCATGAAGGCAAACTGCTGGCCGGAGATTCTTCGACTCGCGACGTTTACCGTTTTGACGAAGCAGGCAAGCCGCAACCACTGACGGACGGCTGGATCGGCATTCCGATGGCGATAGCTGTTGCTCCGGACGGGACCATCTACACGGCCGATCTGGAACTGCATCGCATCTGGAAGATGCCAAAGGAAGGTGCGAAGGAGCCGGAAGAATTCGCCGTAATCAACTCGCCGCGAGGATTGACGCTGGACTCGGACGGCAACCTGTGGGTGTTGTCGACATCAAGTAAAGACGGGCAGATTCAGAAGGTCACGCCGGACGGCAAGATCGAGCCCTTCGTGAAAGGTCACCCGTTCAATCTGCCGCACAACATTGTGCGTACGGACGACGGGACCTTCTTTGTGACTGACAACTACGAACATTGCGTTTGGAAAGTGACGGCGGAAGGCGAAAAGGAAAAGTGGGTCGTCGGTGAACCGCTTGATCGTCCGGTTGGATTGTGTCGCAATGGCGAAAATCTACTGATTGCGGACCCTCACATCCGCACGATTTTTTCACTCGCACCGGATAAGAAACTCACCGTGCTGGTAAGTTCGCCGGTGGATGAGGTGAAGGTGAAAGTGGGCGAGCCGAAGTAG
- a CDS encoding class I SAM-dependent methyltransferase, with amino-acid sequence MPLIDIPINIRERRLPREVAEFLDEATARIESFIADRPVRITGFVPSDFEFVYGALEAVAEQDLATGDVFCEWGSGFGVVAMLASLLEFQAYGIEIEPGLVDGARLLAEDYDLPVDFVTGSFVPSGGETIVEEFYGNEDLWLSGHVDDAYQNLGMSPRDFDVIYAFPWPGEEDVISNLFDEFAAVGSLLLTFGQIEGVRVRRKVVRKQNR; translated from the coding sequence ATGCCGCTGATCGATATCCCGATCAATATTCGGGAGCGGCGTTTGCCGAGAGAAGTTGCTGAGTTTCTTGACGAGGCGACGGCGCGCATCGAGTCTTTCATTGCTGACCGCCCGGTGCGAATCACCGGATTTGTGCCCAGCGATTTCGAATTCGTCTACGGTGCTCTTGAAGCGGTAGCGGAACAGGATTTGGCCACCGGTGATGTTTTCTGCGAATGGGGCAGTGGGTTCGGCGTGGTGGCCATGCTGGCGTCGCTGCTGGAATTTCAGGCCTACGGAATCGAAATCGAACCCGGCCTCGTCGACGGAGCTCGGTTGCTGGCCGAAGACTATGACCTGCCAGTCGACTTCGTGACGGGCAGCTTTGTGCCGTCCGGCGGTGAAACTATCGTCGAAGAATTCTACGGCAACGAAGACTTGTGGCTGTCGGGCCACGTCGACGACGCCTATCAAAACCTGGGCATGTCGCCGCGCGACTTCGACGTCATCTACGCCTTCCCCTGGCCGGGCGAAGAAGACGTAATTTCAAACCTGTTCGACGAATTCGCAGCCGTTGGATCGCTGCTGCTGACGTTCGGACAGATCGAAGGTGTGCGAGTTCGGCGCAAGGTGGTCCGCAAGCAAAACCGATAG
- a CDS encoding DNA-methyltransferase → MESKLGKIHNGDCIEGMNSLPEGSVDLVFADPPFNIGYKYDVYEDKMAAEDYLKWSNEWMTAAHRALKPDGTFWLAIGDDFAAELKLEAQKIGFHCRSWVIWYYTFGVNCKYKFTRSHTHLFHFVKDRKTFTFRSEDLDNRVPSARMLVYNDRRGNPKGRLPDDTWIIPPEVDQTYALRPQDLEECFQPNESDWYFPRVAGTFKERAGFHGCQMPEQLLGRIIRTCSEENEIVMDPFSGSASTLVVSKKLGRRFVGFELSEEYAKAGTTRLDQTNAGDTLTGAPEPKMSAPQTWQGKANKKTRQQQAALAAKPAAPVPLDQRIAEAINDGLLAAWKSLNAVGTVEDVLNDEATADAFYAKCEELGIPGSRTFLAERLSGVVSQLPLSQAAFCFSDE, encoded by the coding sequence ATGGAATCGAAACTCGGGAAGATCCACAACGGCGATTGCATCGAAGGCATGAATTCCTTGCCGGAAGGCAGTGTGGATCTCGTGTTCGCCGATCCGCCGTTCAACATCGGCTACAAGTACGATGTGTACGAAGACAAGATGGCGGCGGAGGACTATCTGAAGTGGTCCAACGAATGGATGACGGCCGCTCATCGAGCACTCAAACCAGACGGCACATTTTGGCTGGCGATCGGTGACGACTTTGCGGCCGAGCTGAAACTTGAAGCTCAGAAGATTGGCTTCCACTGCCGAAGCTGGGTGATTTGGTACTATACCTTCGGCGTTAACTGCAAGTACAAGTTCACTCGTTCGCACACGCATCTGTTCCACTTTGTGAAAGACCGCAAGACGTTCACGTTTCGGTCAGAAGATCTGGATAACCGAGTCCCCTCAGCGCGGATGCTGGTTTACAACGATCGCCGCGGTAACCCGAAAGGTCGGCTGCCGGACGACACATGGATCATTCCGCCGGAAGTTGACCAGACGTACGCTCTGCGACCTCAGGATCTGGAAGAATGCTTTCAGCCGAACGAAAGTGATTGGTACTTCCCTCGCGTCGCTGGCACGTTTAAAGAGCGAGCCGGGTTTCATGGCTGTCAGATGCCCGAACAATTACTGGGCCGAATCATTCGTACGTGTTCGGAAGAAAACGAAATTGTGATGGATCCGTTTTCGGGCAGCGCGTCGACGCTGGTGGTTTCGAAGAAACTGGGCCGACGCTTTGTGGGCTTTGAGTTATCCGAAGAATACGCGAAGGCCGGCACGACGCGGCTTGATCAAACGAATGCGGGTGATACGCTCACCGGCGCACCAGAACCGAAAATGTCGGCTCCTCAAACCTGGCAGGGCAAGGCGAACAAGAAGACTCGACAGCAGCAGGCGGCGTTGGCTGCAAAGCCAGCAGCGCCGGTGCCACTCGACCAGCGTATTGCCGAAGCCATCAACGACGGCCTCCTCGCCGCGTGGAAATCGCTGAATGCCGTTGGCACCGTCGAGGACGTGCTGAACGACGAAGCCACGGCAGATGCCTTCTACGCAAAGTGTGAAGAACTGGGCATCCCGGGTTCGCGCACCTTTCTGGCGGAACGATTGAGTGGCGTGGTGTCGCAATTACCACTGTCGCAGGCAGCGTTCTGCTTTAGCGACGAGTAG
- a CDS encoding FAD:protein FMN transferase, with translation MAGSSHSRRDFLGALSSKDATETTPPALSVPTGGRTVRISTRAMACEFSIVMNPGAYEQVNAVGDVLELVHEIESWLSIYRPNSEISEANRTAANEAVRVRRPLFELLQTSKTLFDQTQRAFDVAAGAQVKLWRDCRSEQRIPTDDELAEVLQRSGCQHLRLDDEACSVSFDVDGLQLDPGAIGKGHALDEAAAWLSKLDDAPDSFLIHGGHSSLVARGEHEGQGGWPVGIGNPLLTKQRLGTLLLRDKAMSTSGSNIQFFRHEGRRYGHILDPRTARPVAGMLSVTVLADSAAVADALSTAFFVLGVENALKCCDNLDGVAAILIPFPESGRKVRPEVIGVPPEQIFWDANQVSG, from the coding sequence GTGGCTGGTTCATCTCACAGTCGACGCGATTTTCTGGGGGCATTGTCGTCGAAGGATGCAACGGAAACGACTCCGCCCGCGCTGTCGGTACCGACCGGTGGCCGGACGGTTCGAATTTCTACACGCGCGATGGCGTGTGAGTTTTCGATTGTGATGAATCCGGGGGCTTATGAACAAGTCAACGCGGTCGGAGACGTGCTGGAACTGGTGCATGAAATCGAGAGCTGGTTGAGCATCTACCGGCCGAATAGCGAGATTTCTGAAGCCAACCGTACCGCAGCGAATGAAGCTGTTCGAGTTCGGCGGCCGCTGTTTGAGTTGCTGCAGACATCGAAAACGCTGTTCGACCAAACTCAACGAGCGTTCGACGTTGCGGCGGGAGCACAGGTGAAGCTGTGGCGTGACTGTCGCAGCGAACAGCGGATTCCGACCGACGACGAACTGGCGGAAGTGTTGCAGCGATCCGGCTGTCAGCATTTGCGGCTCGACGACGAAGCCTGTTCTGTGTCGTTCGATGTTGACGGTTTGCAACTGGACCCAGGGGCGATCGGAAAGGGCCATGCGTTGGACGAAGCGGCCGCCTGGCTGAGCAAGCTGGATGATGCGCCGGACAGCTTTCTGATTCACGGCGGGCACAGCAGCCTTGTCGCTCGCGGCGAACACGAAGGGCAGGGCGGTTGGCCGGTGGGCATTGGAAACCCGCTGCTCACAAAACAGCGGCTTGGAACGCTGCTGTTGCGGGACAAAGCAATGTCGACCAGCGGTTCGAACATTCAGTTCTTCCGGCACGAAGGCCGCCGCTACGGTCATATTCTCGATCCCAGGACCGCTCGACCGGTGGCCGGAATGCTGTCGGTGACGGTTTTAGCCGATTCTGCGGCCGTCGCAGACGCTCTTTCCACAGCGTTTTTTGTGTTGGGGGTCGAAAACGCTTTAAAGTGCTGTGATAATCTTGACGGTGTGGCAGCCATTTTGATTCCGTTCCCGGAAAGCGGCAGAAAAGTTCGGCCGGAGGTGATCGGCGTGCCACCTGAACAGATATTCTGGGATGCAAATCAGGTGTCGGGCTAG